CACCTGATTCAGAGCCAACCCCTAAGAGGCTCATGTTACTTCTTAAAAAGACGAAAGAGCTTGGTATAAAACATATTTGTTATGAGGAGCTTATAAAGCCAGAGATTGCAAATGTGCTTTCAAAGGAGACAGGTGCAGAGCTTGTCATGCTTCATGCAGGGCATAATATAACGAGGGAGGAGATGGATAATGGTATAACATTTATAACACTCATGAGGGAGAATCTTAAGAACCTTAGGATTGCTTTACAATGCAGGTAGATGTCATATCGGTTAATGGTCTGACCTTCAGGTATAACTCCATGACAGTTCTAAGGGACATATCCCTAAGCGTAAGTAAAGGAGACTATGTTGGGCTTGTTGGGCCAAATGGCTCCGGGAAAAGCACATTAATCAAGACCCTGCTTGGACTCATCATGCCTGATGAAGGCAATGTCTCTTTATTTGGCAGGAGTCCACAGGATTTCCATGAGTGGCATAAGGTTGGCTATGTTCCTCAGAAGGCTACATCTTTTAATCCGAATTTTCCAGCTGTAGTGGAAGAGATTGTTTCTCTTGGGATTATTTCGAAAAAGGGATTTCCAAAACAGTTGAATAAATCCGACTACGAGGCTATAGACAGGGCACTTGCATTGATGGATATATCAGGGATTAAAGACAGGCTTTTTGGCGAGCTCTCAGGTGGTCAACAGCAAAGGGTGGCAATTGCGAGGGCAGTTGTAAGCGAACCAGAGCTTTTAATCTTAGATGAGCCTGCTACTGCCCTTGACCCTGAAACAAGGGAAAGGTTCTTTGGCATACTCATGGAGCTTAATAGTAAAGCCAATACCACGATTATCCTCGTTACGCATGACATTGGCAGTATCGGTAAATACGCATCCCGATTGCTTTATCTGGATAAGGAAATCATATTCTTTGGCTCTTTTGAGGATTTCTGCGTCTCTTCTGAGATGTCGAGGTATTTTGGGGAATCCTCACAGCACCTTATATGTCATAGGCATTGAAATGGAGATTTTTGAGTTTCTAAGCTATGGTTTTGCACAGAGGGCACTCCTTGCAGGCTCTTTCATTGCGGTTTTATGCTCTGTGCTCGGGGTCTTTCTGGTCTTAAAAAGGCTTTCCCTGATTGGAGATGGCTTAGGACATGTCACATTCGGAGCAGTTGCGCTTAGCCTTC
This genomic interval from Nitrospirota bacterium contains the following:
- a CDS encoding metal ABC transporter ATP-binding protein is translated as MQVDVISVNGLTFRYNSMTVLRDISLSVSKGDYVGLVGPNGSGKSTLIKTLLGLIMPDEGNVSLFGRSPQDFHEWHKVGYVPQKATSFNPNFPAVVEEIVSLGIISKKGFPKQLNKSDYEAIDRALALMDISGIKDRLFGELSGGQQQRVAIARAVVSEPELLILDEPATALDPETRERFFGILMELNSKANTTIILVTHDIGSIGKYASRLLYLDKEIIFFGSFEDFCVSSEMSRYFGESSQHLICHRH